A stretch of Aedes aegypti strain LVP_AGWG chromosome 2, AaegL5.0 Primary Assembly, whole genome shotgun sequence DNA encodes these proteins:
- the LOC5564899 gene encoding ubiquinone biosynthesis protein COQ4 homolog, mitochondrial, whose protein sequence is MLRQTAFRSMKLNRTLGRYFTTAENMDTGSSQSPPDTEQKTQPMDEFTKEFLKNQIKLTELQRVILSAGSSIAALVDPRRHDMIACLGETTGVPALENIRNQMRNSDEGRQILEDKPRINTRTVNMDALKKLPGNTFGYQYVSFMEKYEITPDSRMEVKFMDDPELAYVMTRYRETHDLVHTVFGMPTNMLGEVAIKWVEAINIGLPMCYGGAIFGAFRLRPKQRQNYLQRYLPWALRAGQRAKPLMCVYWEKRWEQDIEELRKELNIEVLKVD, encoded by the exons ATGCTTCGCCAAACAGCTTTCCGCTCTATGAAGCTGAACAGAACACTTGGTCGATACTTTACAACTGCTGAAAACATGGATACCGGTAGTTCTCAGTCTCCGCCAGACACCGAACAGAAAACGCAACCGATGGACGAATTTACCAAAGAGTTTCTCAAAAACCAAATCAAACTAACCGAACTGCAGAGGGTAATACTCAGCGCTGGCAGTTCTATTGCAGCCCTGGTTGATCCTcgtag ACATGACATGATTGCTTGTCTAGGGGAAACGACGGGCGTTCCGGCACTGGAGAATATTCGCAACCAGATGCGCAACTCCGATGAGGGACGGCAAATATTGGAAGATAAGCCACGCATCAATACCCGCACCGTAAATATGGACGCACTGAAGAAGCTGCCGGGGAATACGTTCGGATATCAATACGTTAGCTTTATGGAAAAATAT GAAATAACGCCTGATTCGAGGATGGAGGTCAAGTTCATGGATGATCCCGAGCTGGCCTATGTCATGACACGATACCGTGAAACACATGATTTGGTTCACACCGTCTTCGGGATGCCAACCAACATGCTAGGCGAAGTGGCCATCAAATGGGTCGAAGCCATCAATATCGGTTTACCCATGTGCTACGGAGGTGCAATTTTTGGAGCCTTCCGATTGAGACCAAA GCAACGTCAGAATTATCTACAGCGGTATCTACCATGGGCCTTGAGAGCGGGACAACGCGCCAAGCCACTCATGTGCGTCTATTGGGAGAAACGTTGGGAGCAAGATATCGAAGAACTGCGGAAAGAGCTAAACATTGAAGTACTTAAAGTTGATTAA